The stretch of DNA TATGAAAAAAGAACAATACTCTGCTCTTATCCGTTTTTCTCTCCCTTGGATATCCCTTACACGCCCACCCCCTTCCACAGCACTTCTCATAGCCAATCCCTACTTGTCAAGACCGCATTCACCCGAACTTAAACTTGAACTCATATCTCTGGATCTGTtgtccactctcttatccacttgaccacacaagcaacTCGAAGACTTCAGgtattataatttataattaaatattttattattcatcccaggccactgtCGGTccaaactttaatttattcagcCATGCACATGTTGTAAACTTTGTAGCACTGATTATGGAGGAGTCACGCCAATGCAATAGCGTAAATGAAATCGATTTCTATGGAGAAATGcaggaattgaaaagatttgcaaatAACTGGTTATTcaaaagatgatttttacaGGAAGGGCAAacgtttcttgaaagaaaaacagagaagaaaCCCGGCCTGTCAGGAAACGAAGATCGATCTGAGCAGAAACAATTAACAAACTGGGAACATCAGATGATAACTTAAAAGAAATGGGCTTACAGCAACGGCAAACATCAAGAAAGTAGCTCTAAAATGGGaactgtttcaaatcttgtccAAGTACATAGTCGAATTTCTCACAGAGGACACAAGTGTGAAAAACAGTAGTTGCTTTTAGGAAAAGTAACtgatataaaaaaaacattctgcCCGAGTCGTGaccaagtttggaaaactccAATCACTTATTTCTCCCACTAGATTGGATCTGTAGCATGTAAacaggccattttgcaaaatgagtaaacaaattttctttcaaggtaaaTTGAAGTTTATTCATATTGTAGCAGTACCAAATAATAATACCATTGTAACGTTATTGTAATGTAGTTACTTCCCGGTGGTATACTGCTCTTGTTAATTGGAAATCTGAGAGAGAAATATTTATCAATCTTGTATTAAACAAGTTATATTTCCAAAggaatcataaaaaaatatcactattttttcattttaaaaagtaGTCCTACtatgtgaaagacaaaaaaaggatTTAGCTCTGAGGAAGGGCCAACAAtcaaaatgtcagctttcaaatttcttcacaGTGGTCAATTTCCCATATCAACTTCAATTGATAAACCCTTTCTTCTACTTCGCTTTCCCACccacacagcaccacagcttctttacaatctaacccctttatcctacaagtgaaagaatgctttacttccaATAACCAGGGACCAATCTTAACCCAATGACCAAGACAacggttgttttagactaaacacttCAGATAATTGATTACTCCAATCACTACAATACATGCCAATCCCATGCATGGAATGTGGTGTCTCGCACTTGTACACTGACTGCAAACTAATCCTAACTCAGTCATTGAAAGCTAACTACTTTAAAAtggttgcttagacttaaatactgcttatcagcactaatcaaatgggtgcttagacttaaatactgtttaatattAGCAATATTTATagacagtctgcagttgtcatacgcCTCCTGGTatgctaactgtttcaaataaaaTGGTGCGTACaaccctaatcactaaattGAAAGCCTAACCCTACTTCCTAAAATGCAGGCAGTCTCCCTaaccttacatgaaagctaaTCATTCAAAATAAGTGCTCAGTAACCCAAATCACTCAGCTGAGCATTTGACCTTAATCACTAAAATTTGTTGGCCTTGACCAATCGCACCGGAGAAAAATAGTTTACcctgtttttgaaaattttacctagttaaaaaaatattacctagttaaaaataaaatcacctaGTTAGAAAAAAACTGACTAGTTAGAAATAAAATCACCTAGTTAAAAAAACTAACttgttaaaaatagaaattaactgaaaacaaaaattaactgcaacataCACATCTACTCGTATATCATTATGTTATATCTAATGAAGGCATGTCATCTCAAGCTTTCTATTAGGACAAAGGTTTTATCTCCAGAAGAGACCAAGGCCGTTTCTGCTGCTGTCCAATTAGCCAGTCCTTATGAAGTTGCTGAGGCAGCTATGAGAATATCTTCACTGAGAAATGCCATTAAAAATGTGTTCCTGAAGGAGGTTGATAAACAGTGTTCCAACCTATGTGCCAGGAAAAGTGCCCAGCCTTCAGTTCTCCGTGTCCCAAGTGAACATCACAAATCTCTGGTGCAATTTCACTGGAATAATATCCTTACAGAAATGAAAGAGCGTGCTCCCGATGTTCTGGATTTCATGGTTGCCATGGCCGTGCCACAATTGAAAGGCAGTGATGGAAGACAAATAATGCCTCTTTGCACAGCATATGGAATTCTAATGAATGTTAGATGCAGAGAGCTGTCTCTTATACAAAAAATGAATGCTGTTTTGCTGGGTGTTGGAAGTGCAACAAAAAGGGTCAGACAATAGCTCACATCTTTCTATAGCTACTTTCTTGGCAATATACATATTGTTTTGTCCCTTATCAATATGCTGTACAATTTTATCACCATTAACCTGTCTTAAAATCATGCAGCTCCCATTCTAGTACACAATATACAAATTGGGTTAGTACACTTTGAACAGAGTGGTGTACTTCAGTTTATCAGAAATGGTTTTTGCAAGTCAAGATATTTGCACATAAAGAAATACTAACAATTTCACTTGCAAAGTTTAGTTCTTTCATCATACATAAACTATTGATAGTACAAATTGGGGGAATAAACAACGTTCAAACTTCATTTTCCCTCATATACTTGACTGACTTGTTTTTACATGAAGCTTGGTGCATGATATCCTGATGCATTCAAATTACTAACTTTACCTGCCCGTTAATGAAACtttcatgttgttttcaacagacctttgagagattgaacaAAGCATGTATAACACAGTCCAGGGAAAGCTTCCGCAACATAATGGATAGCCTTGGGTCTAATCTGACGTCAGTTATTAAAGCAAAGGTATGTTCTTTTTAGTTTAGGAGTAAGAATTTATTATCCAGTAACTAAAGGAAAACTAATTGTAATACTGGTCTCCATATGCCCTAACTTAAACTTGTTTTCGATTATTGTGATATACTGTAGGTGGAGTCTGGTAAAGAGGTCAGGGTTGTCTTTGACAACTTTGATTTTCGAGTTCTGGCAAATATTATTCTTCGCAACCATCGCAACTCGGACATGCATTGGATTGCTCAGTACATCACATTCGACAGAGTTCCATCAAACCATTTGGATGATTCAAAGCCAATTGTGGCAAACATTGCTGACTTTGAGAATGTTAACTATCTTCTGAGTAAAGCCGAGCTTGAACAGCAGAGAAAGGATTATATTATTCTTGTTGCCAGAGTCCTCACTGAATACTTCCCTGTACTTCAGCCCCTTCGAGATGCTATTCCTTCTCATATTCCACACAGGTACAATGCAAATTATACTATCCTTACACTGTAAGTGAATTGTTCCAGAAAATATGTatactccccctcccccccccccccttttgtGGAGGGATTTTGTTCCCCTCCTCCCCTCTGAAAATTCCATTTTTGGTTGACACTTTATCTTAAAGTTTACAAATTTTGTGCATCTCCCCCTCCTAACTATCCAGTCATGGAATTTCCAATAATCCTCCATTAGGAGGCTAGGGGAATTTTCTGGAACAAAGCAATCTCTTACTCCTTCTGTAATGAATATAGATGGAAAGAGGAAACCTCAGTTATGTAGACTGTTTTGTGCAGAAAGTggtaattattataaattatcattatcattattgtctCATTTTTAGGTACTCAAATGAGATGGCTGAGAAGTCCTGCATTATAGGGCTGCCAGTGGTGCCCTACAATCAGAATAAAATTTCAGATGTTTGCCAATACTTGCAGTGGCTGCAAGATCTCCTGtataaagttttcaaaaatgagGTGACATTCACAGCTAGAGTTtaagaaatttactttaattttagcAATAAACAATATTTTGCTTATCTGTTTCTTGTTAAAATTATATTTACTAGTACCTTATTTAGATTAAAATATCAACATCGTACATTTTGTCTGTAGTTCTATTATTAAATTCTTGTCTGGCTACTGAGAAAACATTATTTACTGATACTTGTATTATTGTAATTTActtgattttaaatggttacgAGATTGTTTCATCTTGGGAACAGTGGGTGGAGGTGGGTTAGTGGTAGGTGGACAGAAGGCTCAGTCCAATAAACATTTGGGATTTCCCAgttaaagttttaaaaatatatcttgtGCTGGCTGAATTTCTTGTTCCTTATAACTGTCATTGATTTACAGGAGGAACCTCCACCAACTGATTCTGGGGCTAATCAAAGCCAGGATAGTGTCCTAAAAAAAGTCAGGGTACCCTTAGCTGGTGATCTTTTAGGCAGAGAAAGAGTGACAGGTGCAAAAAAGACTCGTTTGGGTTGTGACAGTATAGTTGAGCGCTTCGAGAATATAGTTGAATGCCCAGCTCTCTGGCATGCCAAACAGTCCTTTCTTTCAGTAAGTTGGATTTGTAATGGTTATTTGTACATTGTCAAATTGTCTGACATACAAATGAAATTGCACGAAggatttttattaatattagtTTAAGCATGTTTTCTGTAGTTGCAGGTTAAACATGCTCTTAAAATGACAGTTGGCTGTGACCAACTTCACTGGAATTAATTCATCTTTTCTCCATCTGGCATTCATTCATCATGCATTATTGGGGGATGAGATAACATGAGCAGCATTAAATTATTAGTGGTTGCTCAAGGCACCTTTTCAGATAGCTGTCTCATATGTGGTTCAATATATcttcttttattaaaaactggatcattggataatgtttattttagtttagtttataGATTTTGGGGGCGTTCTTAataatagccaactcggcgctacgcacctcattggctatctatcatctcatatgcAACGCGTGcgcgtggaataattgttaaatatgtatCGTATACAAATGATTTGTGAGAAAATTGCACCTTACTTagtacataatttatttttcagtaCCTGAACCAATCATAATATATTAGTCTCATGTTGGTTTCAGTTGTAAGGGACCTGACTTATTTTTTAATCCTCTTTATTTAAGTATATATGGGAGCAACTTTACAGTACAACCACTATCAGTGGGAGAGATGTTGGAACTCTGTATCACTTGCGACAACATTTTCGTCTTGTGAATGTGTCAAACAAGGTGcaaaaaaactataaaagtGCTGAAAGCTTGATGTTGTCAGCCACCCAAGCCTATTTGTGTAGCGCCTTTAAGACTTGGGCTGGTCTAGAGGAGCTGGATGGTGTACCAGTCAACTTACCGAAACTCCCCAAAAACAGTGACACCACAGAAGTGAAGGAGGAGTATCTTTTCACTCAAATTGGGAAGTTTGTTGATGAATTTGTTCTGGTGGAATTTGATGTAGAGCGGGCCTGGATGGAAGCTAGAAATGAAAGTGGTGAGTAGCCTCAGTATGTAGGAGAGCAGGTACATGTGATCCCTTGGTTCTGATTTTTGTAGGTGGGGTACAAACAAGGGACATAGGGATCCTACTCAACAAATACTAGATATGCCAAATAGTGGTTTGAACAACTGCAGTTAATTGTCTGGttaaagaatttattttttatttaacatCTTGAACCAATAATCAAGTATAAAACTGAAATAACTTCAACTAATGTTATTGAAATATTAATGATCTATGGCCAGATCCATTCAGTGTTTTTCCCTAGTACTGCCACCAATTATAAATGCAATACACTTTGTCTCAATTCAGCAGGAACCAGTTCTGGACTTCCTTCACGACCCTGCCGTCAAGTGGAAACAACATCAGCACCTACTGGTTTGTACATAAAACTTTCAATCCACTAATGCATCATGTAAATAAACATTATTAGGTCTCTCTTACATTATTTGTTGAACTTATTATAAATACTGTAATTTCTTTTCATTAGGACGCACCAGTTCTGGACTCCCAGGTTCTCTAGCCAACCCTCTTGCAGAAACAACATCACTTCCAACTGGTGGGTATATAGAACCTGCAATCTACTAATGCATATAGAAAAACAACTATCTTATGTCTCTCTTAACTTTATTATCTTATACTGTACTATTTCTTTTCTCTAGGAGGTACCAATTCTGTACTCCCAAGTCCTCAACCCAACCCTTGTATAGGAACAACATCATTACCTACTGGTGGGTATATAGAACCTGCAATCCACTACTGCATAAAGAAAATGAACTATCTTATGTCTATCTTAAATTTATTAACTTAttgttaatattaatattaattttctttctctaGCAGGTAATAGTTCTGGACTCCCAAGTTCTCAACCCAACCCTTATGTAGAAACAACATCACCTCCTACTGGTGGGTATATAGAACCTGCAATCCACTTatgcataaagaaaatgaagtaTCTTATGTCTCTCTTAAATTTATTAACTTATTATTAATACTAATATTTCTTTTCACTAGGAGGCATCAGTTCTGGCCTCCCTTCTCAACCCTGCCCCTGCGTGCAAACAAACTTGCTAGCAACTGGTATGTAAAAATATAAAGAGCTCACAATCcactaataaaaaatattgttattagTCTAAGAGCATAACAACAGGACCTTTCTTTGGTTGGGTCcttgataaattttaaaaaaaatcaatcactCTTTTTTCTCTGGAAAGTTCCAGTTCTGGACTCCCATGTCAACCCTGCCAGCGTGTGAAAACAACATCAATAGCAACTAGTGGGTACAGCATATATAACTTGCAATCTTCTAATGCTTGAATTATAGAATAGCAACTGTCTTGGGTCTctaataaataattaacaaaGTAAATCAATATTTTTTCTCATTAAGAAGTACATGAACCAGTTAAGCAAATCAAGGGAAAACATTGTTTCAATAATTTGGTCCGATTTGTCAGGAGGTTGCAGAACTTTATACACGTTAGAGGAATCAGGATTTTGCTGTACAATATTATCGtagaacaaaattaactgtttaaAATTTATGATTCAAATAtacttttttcaatgtttaggACAAGTCGTAGTCCTAGTTCACAGACAAGAACAAGGAACTTATATCATCCTTGGTGTTGGAAAGGTAACACAAGTCAACACAGCCCATCCACTACATCTTGTCCCTGTTAAAGTTGCATTTGCTGAGCCCATTGCATCTTCAGTGTTAACTGTTGGACAGGTGATCTTGTGGCCCCGGGAATTTGTCGCAGTATATGGAGAAAGAATTTGTGAAGAACCAACCCATATAGAACCTCCAGCACCAATTTCTAGTATTCCCACTAACTCAACAGAAGATAGACGTATGAACTATGGTCTGCAGATCATGCAACTGGGAGTGTTTCTGATGCAATTAAATGACACTGAGACAGAGGGTGATGGGCAAAGAAGTTTAAGGAACTGGAAACTCCTCATGTTGTATTTTAGGTCACGGTCTAGAGGGATAAAATATGCCTTTGAGTGCATGCGTTTCATCACATTTGTCAAAGCCTTATACAGTGAACGCATGGCACATCGTATTCTCCATGGTCAATTTGTGAATGCAAAAGGTGGACATGGCAACAACTATGCCAATGACCTTAAAATGGAGCATGAAGTTAGAAACAATAAAGGTGTACTCAAAGGAATGTGTGGTAACAAAACATTACGAGCAGTCCAAAGATCCACCTCATCTAGTTACATGTTAAATGAAATATCAATGCAGTATGACAGAGAGAGCAACATTTCTCCAGAATCAACAAGTCATACTCATGCCTGTACATCTGATGACATCAAAGAAATGATAGAACTTATCAGCACACAAAATCCATTTAAACACCAACCTGGGAGATCACTTCAAAGTTTCCAATCCATCTCAAAGAGTCCTCTAGATCAGTTAGATGTGTTTAGTCTGCATGCCTGGCTGACACGTAACAAGAAGCGGCTGGCAGCAAATCCATACAGCTGTGATGACTCTGGCTGTGATGAAGCCGATCAAAgtgaagaggaggaagaagaggaagctTTTCTCCTTGATGAAGactgatttttcatttttcaattaGCTACATGTATAATGTGCAATTTGTAAGAGCTCCAACACCCAAATTATTAGTAAGCAATTCAGGCCCTGTAAGAGGTATAATTTCAAAGGCAGCCTTCAGCCATGGCAGTAGGCTTGATTACTAGCCACTATTTGAGAAACGAGCCTGTTCTCCTCCCAGAAAAGATTGCAGACTGGATTTGAGTGAGCAATGAAAATTTAG from Montipora capricornis isolate CH-2021 chromosome 9, ASM3666992v2, whole genome shotgun sequence encodes:
- the LOC138016552 gene encoding uncharacterized protein encodes the protein MLYLMKACHLKLSIRTKVLSPEETKAVSAAVQLASPYEVAEAAMRISSLRNAIKNVFLKEVDKQCSNLCARKSAQPSVLRVPSEHHKSLVQFHWNNILTEMKERAPDVLDFMVAMAVPQLKGSDGRQIMPLCTAYGILMNVRCRELSLIQKMNAVLLGVGSATKRTFERLNKACITQSRESFRNIMDSLGSNLTSVIKAKVESGKEVRVVFDNFDFRVLANIILRNHRNSDMHWIAQYITFDRVPSNHLDDSKPIVANIADFENVNYLLSKAELEQQRKDYIILVARVLTEYFPVLQPLRDAIPSHIPHRYSNEMAEKSCIIGLPVVPYNQNKISDVCQYLQWLQDLLYKVFKNEEEPPPTDSGANQSQDSVLKKVRVPLAGDLLGRERVTGAKKTRLGCDSIVERFENIVECPALWHAKQSFLSYIWEQLYSTTTISGRDVGTLYHLRQHFRLVNVSNKVQKNYKSAESLMLSATQAYLCSAFKTWAGLEELDGVPVNLPKLPKNSDTTEVKEEYLFTQIGKFVDEFVLVEFDVERAWMEARNESAGTSSGLPSRPCRQVETTSAPTGRTSSGLPGSLANPLAETTSLPTGGTNSVLPSPQPNPCIGTTSLPTAGNSSGLPSSQPNPYVETTSPPTGGISSGLPSQPCPCVQTNLLATGQVVVLVHRQEQGTYIILGVGKVTQVNTAHPLHLVPVKVAFAEPIASSVLTVGQVILWPREFVAVYGERICEEPTHIEPPAPISSIPTNSTEDRRMNYGLQIMQLGVFLMQLNDTETEGDGQRSLRNWKLLMLYFRSRSRGIKYAFECMRFITFVKALYSERMAHRILHGQFVNAKGGHGNNYANDLKMEHEVRNNKGVLKGMCGNKTLRAVQRSTSSSYMLNEISMQYDRESNISPESTSHTHACTSDDIKEMIELISTQNPFKHQPGRSLQSFQSISKSPLDQLDVFSLHAWLTRNKKRLAANPYSCDDSGCDEADQSEEEEEEEAFLLDED